The Pelmatolapia mariae isolate MD_Pm_ZW linkage group LG2, Pm_UMD_F_2, whole genome shotgun sequence sequence CTGGCAGCGTGCACTGAAATAAACAATCATAAAGCAGCTATTATAAATTACTGCACAGGACAAATAGATGTGTAAACACTTAGAAGGCTGTAAATTGGTGTTAATTGTACTTTTAATTTGGTGAATTAGCAGCCTAATGTATTAAAGTCGAATAGCATTATAACAGTTTAACGTTGACAcactgaagaaagaaaacacattagCCGCTAATGATTAAAGTTGGTCAACATCGCGTGCCCGCGTACGTGCAGGACGCATGTACAGAAATGTCCTGCGTGTGCGCGAGCCTTCTTTTGCCCTCGTGCACTCGGTACGGTCGGCGATGACGTTCGCAGAattggcagacatccaagaggGCGGTCCCCTTGACGTCATTGAGCTCTCATTCACAACCACAGGCTTATAAAAGCGGGCTGAAAGGCGCTCACAAGCAGACGCGCTCACtataacatttaattttttttttaacttaagaaGACAAATAAAAGCCTGGGGCTGCCGAATAGGCTActctaaagaagaagaaaggaccAGTTTTAAGATCGTCTTAAAACTTTTTTCGTGTTTtgattttttcaatttttttttaaacaagctaACCGGAACAAAGGACTCCGCGCTTCGAAGAACACTTGGACGAACAACGTTTGTCAAGTCGGCTCAAACTTAAGTTTTGTCTTCCGTCGAAACTTTATGTTTTTGGATTTAACATTTCTCCCCCGCCGTACTACTATGGTCATAATGGAGGTTCCCACTATCGACTGCGCGTCCCTCCGTGGTTTGCTGGAGGGTGAAGTCCTGGGCTGCCTAGTGCTGGACTGTCGCTCTTTTCTATCCTTCAACTCCTCTCACATTTCGGGCTCCACCAACGTGCGCTTCAGCACCATAGTGCGCAGGAGGGCCAGGGGCGGTCTGGGACTTGAACACATCGTCCCCAACGAGGATATCAGGAACCGGCTCCTGTCCGGGGAGTACCAGTCCGTGGTACTGCTCGACGATCGCAGTTTGGACTTAAGCCAAGTGAAGAAGGACGGCACAATGATGCTTGCTACTACAGCCCTGTGTCGTCACGCCTGCGGTGCCAgtgtttttattctgaaaggtAAGAAAACGCCGAGTTTTAAGTAGTTTAAAGAGTTGTTTTACTGTTTCCTGACAACGAGGTCAATAAATGACGATTACACCTGTCACCATAACAGCTGGTGCTTGGAGTAAACAATGTTCCAAAATAGCACCATGAGCAGCTGTCACCTTTTTGGAGAGCtgtatttaaaaatgtctttgttgAGATGTGTGATCTAACCTTGgtggttgttcttttttttccccttttctgtcCTTTTTAGGTGGATTTGAAACATTTTCTACAGAGTATCCAGAAATGTGTACCAAACCCTCCCCTCCACAGGGACTTAGTTTGCCTCTAAGCTCCAACCATCCTGACAGTGCTGGCACCAACAGTAGCCCTTGCAATACACCGCTATATGACCAggtttgtattttattctagtcaaagacaaaaaagcaaaaataatctcactttctgtctgttggacttttatatttatgactgatttttgtttttgttgtggttGTCTAGGGCGGTCCAGTGGAGATTTTGCCTTTCCTTTACCTTGGTAGTGCTTACCATGCCTCTAGAAAAGACATGCTGGACATGCTTGGCATCACCGCTCTAATCAATGTGTCTGCCAACTGCCCCAACCACTTTGAGGACTCCTTCCTCTACAAGAGCATCCCTGTCGAGGACAACCACAAAGCTGATATCAGCTCCTTTTTCAATGAGGCGATCGAATTTATCGGTGAGTACATCATCACATTTACTCTTCGCACGCCCTCTGTGCTAAATCAAAGCACCTAGCATAGCTGTTgatgaggagaaacacaaacaccaaaccCCCTCCcccagattaaaaaaaaaaagaagttcccTCCAAAATCAACCAGCTGGCTCGGCACAGGCTCCCTGCTCAGGCACAATGCAGTTACATCATTGCCACCTCCCAGGCGTAGAAAATAGGATgcccccctcctttttttttttttttttgatcaaTTGCGAAGCAGCAGCTCCAAACTAGTTTGTGGTGGGTAGACTGGCTGCGCTTGAATAGCTCCCTCCACACTGCTCTTTGTTCTGGCCAAACAAAAGGCAGTTTCTCCTCACTCAATGTCAGTTTTCCTCCCAGATCAATACAGCCAGCAGGGGTTTATCCCCCCTCTTTTGTGCATTCAGTCTGCCTCCTTTGGTAGTGGCCCCCACTGGCTCGCACCCTGCTCCGCCATTTATTGTGTTCCTGTGTCGTAATGAGCACTGGCAAATTTTAATAGAATATCAAAGTGTTGCAAAGACTTTGGTGCTTGTGGTTTCCTGTGATAGCCAGGAGTTCAGCCCTGATACAACCTCGCAGGTTGTACTCCACTaacttttctttccctttctttctcgtCTTTAGACTCTGTGAGAAACAAAGGAGGCCGAGTGTTTGTTCACTGTCAAGCCGGCATCTCCCGCTCCGCCACCATTTGCCTCGCCTACCTCATGCGGACCAACCGCGTGAAGCTGGACGAGGCCTTTGAGTTTGTCAAGCAGCGCCGCAGCATCATCTCCCCAAACTTCAGCTTCATGGGTCAGCTCCTGCAGTTCGAGTCCCAGGTCCTGGCCTCGTCGACGTGCTCGTCAGAGGCTGGCAGTCCAGCTATCGGCGGCAGCAGCACAGTATTCAACTTCCCCGTCTCCATCCCCGTGCACACTTCTGCCGGTCAGCTCTCATTCCTCCACAGTCCCATCACCACTTCTCCCAGCTGCTGAAGAAGGGGTTTGACAGCAGAGACTTTGTTTGGACTTGAACGGCAACTCGAGCGTGACTTCACAAAACTGCGCTTCTGATTATTATCCATTTATGGTGATGCTGGTATCGCCTTACAGAATGGGCACTTATTGTTTTCGGGGTCAGATCATTTGGCTATGTG is a genomic window containing:
- the dusp1 gene encoding dual specificity protein phosphatase 1, translating into MFLDLTFLPRRTTMVIMEVPTIDCASLRGLLEGEVLGCLVLDCRSFLSFNSSHISGSTNVRFSTIVRRRARGGLGLEHIVPNEDIRNRLLSGEYQSVVLLDDRSLDLSQVKKDGTMMLATTALCRHACGASVFILKGGFETFSTEYPEMCTKPSPPQGLSLPLSSNHPDSAGTNSSPCNTPLYDQGGPVEILPFLYLGSAYHASRKDMLDMLGITALINVSANCPNHFEDSFLYKSIPVEDNHKADISSFFNEAIEFIDSVRNKGGRVFVHCQAGISRSATICLAYLMRTNRVKLDEAFEFVKQRRSIISPNFSFMGQLLQFESQVLASSTCSSEAGSPAIGGSSTVFNFPVSIPVHTSAGQLSFLHSPITTSPSC